A genomic stretch from Candidatus Zymogenus saltonus includes:
- a CDS encoding ABC transporter ATP-binding protein, whose amino-acid sequence MIEIKGLCKDYGRIRAVNNLNLAVGRGEFFGFLGPNGAGKTTTIKIMAGLLRPTSGEVGLGGHDLEKEMFEAKGITSYIPDKPFLYEKLTGREFLRFVSGLYRVKDDNVAEKTEELIETFSMAEWIDDMVEGYSHGMKQKLVMAQALIHDPKIIIVDEPMVGLDPRSIKLVKEIFSGLSKNGVTIFMSTHTLGHAQEMCDRIGIIHRGKLVALGTIDELMRTAHTKGRELEEIFFILTEEESDSGATE is encoded by the coding sequence TTGATTGAGATAAAGGGACTTTGCAAGGACTACGGGAGGATCAGGGCCGTAAACAACCTGAACCTGGCCGTAGGCAGAGGGGAGTTCTTCGGCTTTCTCGGCCCCAACGGGGCGGGCAAGACCACCACGATCAAGATCATGGCGGGGTTGTTAAGGCCCACGTCGGGAGAGGTGGGCCTCGGGGGCCATGACCTGGAGAAGGAGATGTTCGAGGCCAAGGGCATCACTTCATACATCCCGGACAAGCCCTTCCTTTATGAAAAGCTGACCGGAAGGGAATTTCTCAGGTTTGTCTCCGGGCTCTACAGGGTCAAAGATGATAATGTGGCGGAGAAGACCGAGGAGCTTATCGAGACCTTCTCCATGGCCGAGTGGATCGACGATATGGTGGAGGGCTACTCCCACGGGATGAAGCAGAAACTGGTCATGGCCCAGGCCCTTATCCACGATCCGAAGATAATTATCGTGGACGAGCCGATGGTGGGGCTCGACCCGAGGAGCATAAAGTTAGTGAAGGAGATATTCTCTGGGTTATCGAAAAACGGCGTAACGATATTCATGTCCACCCACACCCTGGGGCACGCCCAGGAGATGTGCGACCGGATAGGGATCATTCACAGGGGAAAGCTCGTGGCCTTGGGCACAATCGACGAGCTGATGAGGACGGCTCACACAAAGGGGAGGGAGCTGGAGGAGATATTCTTCATCCTCACAGAGGAGGAGAGCGATTCGGGGGCCACGGAATAG
- a CDS encoding HD domain-containing protein produces MKKISIADARSIAREVASRHPEPRFYRECGEGMEISKNIYDSDPLVLRFREYLEGMGDDFGHGLLHSGLVAVDAGAIVATELGGAEEIVKRDVVLVQVAGLLHDIKRKDKDHAAKGAEEAARLLKDVGLADEEVGIIVFAIANHEAFKETGETADEDGRLISDALYDADKFRWGPDNFTTTLWEMLSFADIDIGLMLEGYSSGMAGVERIKDTFRTNTGKKYGPEFIEIGLRIGREIYDRLVEMRGE; encoded by the coding sequence ATGAAAAAAATCTCCATAGCCGATGCCAGGTCTATTGCCCGGGAGGTGGCGTCCCGCCACCCGGAGCCCCGATTTTACAGGGAATGCGGGGAGGGGATGGAGATATCGAAGAATATCTACGATTCCGATCCCCTCGTGCTGAGATTCCGCGAATACCTTGAGGGGATGGGGGACGATTTTGGCCACGGGCTTTTGCACTCTGGACTTGTGGCGGTCGACGCCGGGGCGATCGTGGCGACGGAGCTAGGCGGCGCTGAAGAGATCGTTAAAAGGGACGTTGTTTTGGTTCAGGTTGCGGGGCTTTTACACGACATAAAGAGGAAGGATAAGGACCATGCCGCCAAGGGGGCCGAGGAGGCGGCGAGACTTCTTAAAGATGTGGGACTTGCCGATGAGGAAGTGGGCATTATAGTCTTTGCCATAGCCAACCACGAGGCCTTCAAGGAAACGGGGGAGACCGCCGATGAAGACGGGCGGCTTATATCGGACGCCCTCTACGATGCGGACAAGTTCCGGTGGGGGCCGGACAATTTCACCACGACCCTGTGGGAGATGCTGAGCTTCGCCGATATAGACATCGGATTGATGCTCGAAGGGTACAGCAGTGGAATGGCGGGGGTGGAGCGGATCAAGGATACGTTCAGGACGAATACCGGAAAGAAATACGGTCCGGAGTTTATAGAGATCGGGCTTCGGATTGGACGTGAGATATACGATAGACTTGTTGAGATGAGAGGAGAATAA
- the lptC gene encoding LPS export ABC transporter periplasmic protein LptC, which produces MKQIRLILGIAVIVIVVGIVAVLIFRDRGTESTETEETPATNAGPASIEAENIKYTESKEGKVIWEIEAGSAEFYKEEERTEFDKIKVTFFYQDEYQLKLSGDKGILNNDTKNIVIKDNVFLEFAEKYRLETNSLNYTTETDEIITEDPVAVTGPDVNFTGKGLTFNLSNEELFVNSDVVADFTKAEDETDKDKKKKEKKENIRGFEDASSLESPLHIRSGGFYGNRKGSYIRFNKGAHVTYEESTLNAGTITVYFNSKEGGVSKIEAAGNVKLKQKDMNATCGRLLFDYEKNKLFLTKNPVIWRGEDMVKGDEITYDLTTSKSVVTAGKENRAHLTIYPKQEEEEEF; this is translated from the coding sequence ATGAAACAGATAAGACTTATTCTCGGAATAGCGGTGATTGTCATCGTTGTGGGGATCGTTGCGGTGCTCATCTTCAGAGATAGGGGAACTGAATCTACAGAGACCGAGGAGACTCCTGCGACCAATGCAGGGCCGGCCAGCATCGAGGCCGAGAACATAAAATATACCGAATCGAAGGAAGGCAAGGTCATCTGGGAAATAGAGGCCGGAAGCGCCGAATTCTACAAGGAAGAAGAGAGGACGGAGTTCGACAAGATTAAAGTCACGTTCTTCTATCAGGATGAATATCAACTCAAGCTTTCAGGGGACAAGGGAATCCTCAATAACGACACAAAAAACATAGTGATCAAGGACAATGTCTTCTTGGAATTCGCCGAAAAATACAGGCTCGAGACGAACTCGCTCAACTATACCACGGAGACCGATGAGATCATCACGGAAGACCCCGTAGCGGTCACGGGACCGGATGTTAACTTTACCGGCAAGGGACTTACCTTCAACCTCTCCAATGAGGAGCTCTTTGTCAATTCCGACGTAGTTGCAGACTTCACAAAAGCCGAAGACGAGACGGATAAGGATAAGAAAAAGAAGGAGAAAAAGGAGAATATCCGTGGATTCGAAGACGCCTCATCCCTCGAGAGTCCCCTGCATATCAGGTCGGGGGGCTTTTACGGCAACCGTAAAGGCTCCTACATTCGCTTCAACAAGGGCGCCCACGTAACTTATGAGGAGTCAACGCTGAACGCCGGGACCATTACCGTCTACTTCAACAGCAAGGAGGGAGGTGTCTCGAAGATCGAAGCGGCTGGGAATGTCAAGCTGAAGCAAAAAGATATGAACGCCACCTGCGGAAGACTCCTATTCGACTACGAGAAAAACAAGTTGTTCCTTACGAAAAATCCCGTTATTTGGCGAGGAGAAGATATGGTCAAGGGGGATGAAATCACCTACGATCTTACAACCAGCAAAAGCGTCGTCACGGCCGGCAAGGAAAACAGGGCGCACCTTACGATCTACCCAAAACAGGAGGAGGAGGAGGAGTTTTAA